In Deferrivibrio essentukiensis, the genomic stretch TACTCATAGGTGGTTATTATTTCAAGATAAAAGAATATGAAAATGCAAAAGAATATTTGGAAAAATATTACAATATAGAAAGTAAAGATGTAGGTATAAATATACTAAAAAATTACTGGCTGGGAAGTATTTATTCAAAAAAAGATAAAAATAAATCTGAAATGTATCTAAACAAGGCCGACAGTTATAGAGAGACAAGCGATTATAGATATTTTTTAGATTATTTCTGTGGGAAAAAAAGTGCACGATTTTTAGACTGTAATAAAAGTGTACAGATTGATAGTAAAACAGAAAATGATAATATGACAAATGATGCTGAGATAAAAGATTTGGCTCAGACAGGAAGTGAGAATGTAATTTTAAATGAAGAGATATCTATTAATTTAAAATCTCCAGAGATAATTAACGGTCTTTTATATGCAATTGAAAAAAATAGATATAAAATAAATATAACTCAATCCGATGTAGACAATAGCTATAGTATTACTGATAACACATTACTAATAAAAGATAATCTGACAATTAATTTTGGGATAGACTATAAAGATATGTTGGATGAAGCATCTATCGACGACTGGACTATTCAATCAAAGTACGTGTTTATAGTTATAAACGACAGATATATTGACGCAGGCAATTATATGAAAAGTAACCTTGATTTGTTTGGGATTGAAAACAAACTTATAAACTTTGAGTCAGGTAATCTGAAGTACGAATATGATAGTATTGTGACAATACCTGAAATTGATAATGTTACTTTACAACCTATTATTAATAATAAAGAATTAACTTATCCTGATAATATAACTTTTGTGGCAGTAGGTGGGTATGAGATCATTAAAAAAATGATACCGTATGTAAGATATATATCTGCTAACCCAGATAATGTTAAAATAGTCTTAATTACAGATATGATTGATTCAAGCATATTAGATGACGACTACTATCCCTATTTCAAAGGAATTAAAATATATACAGTAACCGATGCAATTAATAATGAGTCCGCTGTAATGTTTAAAAGCGGTTATGCCAAATATTATGGTAGTGAGCCGGATATTACACAATATATAGGGTATGACATAGTGCAGTTTTTAATGAGACAAGATAATTACTTAACTTCCATAGTAGAGGTTAATAGTAATAAAGTTTACAGAAAACCAATTTGTGTAATAGTAGACAAAAGATACACAACAGAATGTGACTATTAAAAAAGGGGGCAGAAAGCCCCCACTTACTATAATATTACGGAAATAAAGTAACCAACAAGACAAGCAGTTATAACTCCAACTAAACCCGGCATCATAAAGCTGTGGTTAAAGTAAAATTTACCAATTTTGGTTGTACCTGAAATGTCAAATGTAACAGTAGCAATATCAGAAGGATAGTTAGGTATAAAGAAGTAACCATAGCATGAAGGCATAATTCCTATGAGAAGGGCAGGATTGAGACCTAATCCGAGTCCTACAGGTAGCATCATCTTACAAGTAGCAGCCTGTGAGTTAATTACGACAGATACGACAAACATTGCAAGAGCAAAAGTCCAAGGATAAGCCTGAACAGTAGCAGTGATAGTATCTTTAAAATGAGGCATAGCAAATTTAAAATATGTATCACTCATCCATGCAATACCGTAAATAGCAAGAGCAGCCACCATGCCTGATTTGAATACAACCCCCTCCGGCACTTTGTTGACCTTAGTCTTTGTAACAAGCAATATAATACCGCCAAAAGCAAGCATCATCATTTGAATTATAACAGACATACTCAAAGGTTTTGCGCCTTGACCGATAGTTCTAATCTGTGGAAATAGAGCAACAATTACAATTGCTACAATTGCAAGTAAGAAAATTAAAACTGATTGAGAAGCAGCCTTAGGAAGCTTTTCGCCTAGAGTGGTTTGTGTAGTATTGAGTATTCTCTCTCTCCAAATAGGGTCATTAAGCCTTTTTTGAAATTCGGGATCTTCATCCAATTCTTTACCCCTTTTTAAACTGTATAAAGAAATAGCAAGAACACCAATAAAAGTGGCAGGGATAGTAACGAAAAGAATACTAAACAAAGTAATATTTGAGCTTACTTTTGAAAGCTCGGAAAGGTAATAAACTACAGCAGCAGAAAGGGGGCTAGCAGTAATGCCAAGTTGAGATGCGATAGATGCGGCTGCCATTGGTCTTTCAGGTCTGATTTTATTTTTGAGAGCAACATCACCTATTATCGGCATTATAGAGTAAACAGCGTGGCCTGTTCCAAGAAGAAAAGTAAGTAAATATGTTGTAATTGGACCTAAGAAAACAACATATTTAGGGTTAGATCTGATTATTCTTTCAGCAATCTGAAGCATATATTTAAGACCTCCGGCAGCTTCAAGAATAGATGCGCATGTGACAACAGCCATTATGATAAGCATAACTGTAATTGGTGGAGAAGAAGGTGGCATCTGAAATATAAATACCTCAATCAAAAGACCTATACCTGAAATAACGCTTAAGCCAATTCCGCCAAACCTACTACCGATATATAGCATCAGCAGTAAAAATAAAAATTGCATAAATAGTATCATAACTACCTCCTAACATTTTATGGTAGTCATGATATTAAGTTATTGATAAATGTAAATAATATGGAATTAAATAACTTAAAGATTATTTAGGTATTTTTGAACTTTTTGCACACGAGAATATATTTTTTTTCAGGGCGCCCTATTGTACCATAGTCAATATTAACATCGATTATTCCAATTTCACGCAAGTATTCAAGGTAACGCCTTGCAGTATTTCGACTTACCCCAATCATATCTTTTAGCTCCGATGCAGTAATCTCTTCATCTTGTCCATTTAAAATGTCTATAATTTTAGTGAGAGTCAGCTTGTCAATCCCTTTCGGTGTATCGTGGTTAGTAGTTGAAGAAAGGGCAACATCCGGTTTGAATATTCTGTCAATAGACTCTTGATCGAAGTAATCATTTTTTTCAAGCTCACTATGGTATTTTTTATAATTTTCAAGAGTGGCAATAAATCTGTCAAGTATGACAGGCTTTATGATATAATCAAAAGCACCGCCAAGTTTTCCTTCTCTTAGAGTATCAGCATCTTTTGCAGCAGTAATAATGATTACATCAGTATTGAGATGTTTTTTCCTAATTTCCCAAAGCAAATCGATACCGGACTTTTCAGGAAAATATATATCTAAAAGTATAAGGTCAGGTTTTAAAATATCAAGCATCTCTCTGGCAGTTTCGATATCATTCGCGATTCCAACTACCTCATATCCATCCACCTTCATAGTAAAGCGTTCATGCAATTTGGCGATATCAATATTGTCTTCTATTATTAATATCTTAATCATATTACTTTTTCCCTGATGGAATATTTATAGATACCTTAGCCCCATTATACTTAATGGACGTAGAAATATCAATATCAGCATTAAATCTGTCTAAAATGGATTTTGCAATGGCTACGCCGTACCCTCTGTTTTTCCCTTTTGTTGAAAATCCTTTTTCAAAAATAGCTACCCCATCAGGTATTCCCGGTCCATTATCTTCAACAATAAATTCAATATACCTCTCAGTTTGATTAATTGTAATTTCAACTATACCATTAAATTTATTATTCATGCAGGCAGCTTCAATGGCATTATCGACAATGTTACCAAGGGCTGTAACCAGCACATCACTATTATCTATAGAGGATTGTAACCCTATGCTTTCCTCATTTAGTATCAAATTACAGTTATTTTCGCCTGCCTTACTCTGCTTACTGATTAAGAGTGCAGCTATATACTTGTCTTTAATCTTAGCTTCAATAAAACCAAGAAAAGAATGAAAAAGTTTAGATTCTTTTATAATCAGGTTGGCAGCCTCTTCATACTCATTTAATTGAATAAGACCGCCTATAATGTGAAGTTTATTGGAATACTCATGACTTTGTATTCTCAAAATTTCAGAAAGTTTTTTCAAATCAAGTAACTCTTTCTTTAAAGTATCAAGCTCATCTTTTTTTCTAAAAGATATAACAAAACCGGTATTTATTCCATTATATTCAAGTTTACTAATATTAAAAAGAAATATACCGTCTGAGACAGAATATTCAGTATCTTTTATAAAATCACCTATCAATTTATCTTCGATAAAATATTTTTTAGCAACATTATCAACAAATTCTTGAGCAGAGAAAGATAAATCATTTAATACCTTTTTGGCAGCCTGATTTAAAAAAGAGATATTCAAATTATTATCTACAGCAATTATACCTTCCCTCAGGGAATCAAAAACAATTTCTCTTTCAAGGTATAAATTGGCGATATCCCTAGGCTCAAGATCTAATGTAATTTTTTTAATATGATTAGAAATCAAGACAACAGCAACAAGCCCCGCAAAAAACATCATACATACAAAAAAAAGACCTATCAAAAGATAATTAATAATAATATTGAAGATAGTTTCCTTTAAGTAACCGACAGATACAAAGCCGATTATATTTTTATCGTCATAGATTGGTGCAAAGGCACGTATAGAAGGGCCTAATGTCCCGACTGAAGATGAAACATAACTTTCACCTTTTTCCACAGCCCTGTAATAATCGCCACCTACAAATTTTTGACCTATCATTTCTGTATTGGGGTGGGTAAGTCTTATACCATCTTTATTTGCTATAACTATAAATGCAGCATCTGTTTTAACTCTGATATTCTCAATAACATTTTGTATGTCACTATTTGAATTTTTTACAGAAGAAATAACATCACCCACTTTAGATAAGCTTACAGCAAGATTTAAAGCTTTTTGACCTGAATTTAGCTCGACAAATTGAGTAAGAAATATATAAAATGTAGCAAAAGATACCAAAAGCTGAAAAAGAACAAGAAAAGAAATAAAAAAAACAAGCTTGCCCCTGATTGTATTTAAAAAATTTAATTTCATAATCTCCACCGGAAAATAAATGTTTGTTATTTTTGCCAGAAAAAGAAAATAAAAGCAATAATGTATTGTTAACAGCATTGACGAGTAAAATATATTGAAAATCTCTAAGGTTTAGGTAAAATTTGAAAGTTAGTATCTGCAAAAATTGGGAGAGTATATGTTTGATGACAAAATCAAGAAAGATGTGCAAACAAGATTAGCAAAGATAGAGGGGCAGATAAGAGGTATATCAAATATGGTAGCAGATGAAAAATACTGTATTGATATAATAAATCAAATTACTGCTACGAGAAGAGCACTCGATAAGGTTGCTATGATTATACTTAAAAAACACATCAATTCATGTGTGGCAAAGGCAATAAAGTCGGATAATAGTGAAGATATTGTAAATGAATTGATAAGTGTTATAGACAAGTACATAAAATAGACAATTATCTAAAACTAAAGAGATTTTGGAAAAAAAACTTGACAAGAAATCAATTTTCCATTAGAAACATCAAACGCTTTTTAAGAGTGTGCCCAGGTAGCTCAGTCGGCAGAGCAGAGGACTGAAAATCCTCGTGTCGGTGGTTCGATTCCGCCCCTGGGCATTTTTTTTATTGCCCATAATCTGACTACACTATAAATCAGTACATTTTAAAAACTTCAACTTATATGTTACTGTTATGATATCACTCCCCCATTATTGCATAAAAATTTAGTATTTTTGTGCTGAAGATAGAAAAGATAATTTACCATGAAAGTACAAGGATGGGCGGAAAAAAGATATTCAAATATAAAAATAATGGGTACCCCTGATTTACCCGGGAGGTACCCATATTAAAAGAAAATATTATAAATTACAGTTTTAAAGCCTTTAAGACGGTGCCCATCTTAAGCATAGTGGTAGCATGATCAATTGCATCTAAAATATCAGAGTCAGTCCACCCTAATGCTCTTAATTGCTTAATGTCATCCTCACTAAAATCGTCAGGATTAAGGGTAGCTTTAGCAGCAGCTTTGACAAGCTCTTTTTCGTTTTGTTTAAGAGGAGCATTATCAAGATTATCCTTGAAAGCCTCGATAGCATTGCCCTCTAATCCAAATTTTTGCATCATTTGGGAGTTAAATATAACGCAGAAGTTGAATCCCAATTTGTTAGATATGAAAAGCCTCAAAACAGGGAAAAAAAGCTGTGAAATGTTAGGGTGAGTCATAATGTCTTGATTTCTGGAAACGAGGTTTAGCAACATTTTTGGACTATTTGCTATGAGTTTCATATTGGGTGGCACAGCGCCAATCATTTTTTCGGTAGATTCGTATACTTCAGATAGTGTTACGTCAATCTCATTTTTTTCAAGTAATTTTAATAGTGGCATATAATCCTCCTGCGAATTATTATTGTATTTATTTTTCATGTTACTAAAATATGATGCTATGTTAGTTATTTAGTTGGGACAAAAGACTTCAAATTTCCTAAGCTCTAAAGTTCAAAAGAAGTCTGTCCTTCGTCACTAAAGCCCCTATTGGCTGATGTGGCTATCAAGCCACAGTCAAACGGGAGGTAGGACTTCCTAAATCCTGTCAGTATCAGCAATTGCACTTAAAGTCAATAAGCAGGCTTCCTTAACAATGTATTTTGAATTAGCACATCGATATAAACAATAAGCAGTTTTATTATTTTATAATTTATTCATGATTGTTACAAAATATCAAATATTGAAAAAAACTATAAAGTGAGCCTTTTTCAAGAAATACAGCCACATAGTCCTTTGTGAATATAATGCCATATAGTTGACTCAAAGTAAATTTGAAATGTTATATCAAGAGGTTACGGGATATATATGTAAAATAAAAGATAAAACAACGTATTAATGGAGGTTAACAATATGTTTTACTTATTATTTACAGAATATATAAAGTGTTAAAGTCCAAAAAATTAAACAATCTGAAAAAAGTAAAACAAACTATATTATAGAACATTATGTTATTTTATAAACAAATAATAAATATAGTTTTTTTCTATAATTTAAGTCTTGTCTTTTTTTGAAAATATTATTAATAAATTTTCCTTATAATTTTAATTGGTTTTGTGGAGGTGATATGAAGAGTATTGCAATCAATAGGCGAGACTTCATGAAGATATGTCTTCAAACGACCGCGTTGATGGGACTTCCTTACGGTTTTCATACCAAAGTGGCTGAAGCAGTGGAGAAAGAGAAGAAACCAACCGTTGTTTGGTTGCACTATCAGGAATGTACCGGTTGCTCGGAGTCTTTGCTACGTTCAAATCATCCGGGAATTTCAGAATTGATATTAGACACAATCTCTTTGGACTATCATGAGACACTTATGATAGGATCAGGACATCAGGCTGAAGAGTCACTTCATCATTCGGTATCCGAGAATAAAGGTAACTATATTTTGGTTGTAGAAGGGGCTATCCCTACTAAAGAATCCGGAATTTATTGCAAAGTTGGTGGTAAGACAGCAATGGAATCACTTGCTGAAATTAGTAAAAATGCAGCGGCAATAATATCAATTGGCACTTGTGCATCCTACGGTGGAATACAGGCTGTAGACCCTAATCCAACCGGTGCAGTTGGTGTAGGAGAATTAGTTAAAGATAAACCGATTATTAATGTTCCGGGTTGTCCGCCCAATCCTTATAATTTTTTATCTGTTATATTTTATTATTTAACCTTCAAGAAATTTCCAAAACTTGATGAACTGAATAGACCACAATTTGCATACGGCAGAAAAATTCATGAGCATTGTGAGAGAAGACCTCATTTCGATGCAGGCAGATTCGCTGAAGAGTATGGAGATGAAAACCACAAGGCAGGTTACTGTCTTTATAAGTTAGGATGCAAAGGTCCTGCAACATTTGCAAATTGTTCAGTATTGAGATTCAATGATGTTGGGGTGTGGCCAGTTTCAGTAGGTCATCCTTGTATAGGCTGTACCGAGCCATCAATCCTTTTTAATAAGCCTATTGCTGAGAAGGTCCAAATACATGATCCAACCCCACCGGATACATATCCGACTACAGAAACAAAAGAGCGTGGCAAAGGTGCTGATCCCCTGACTACAGCAGCAGTCGGTGTAGTAGCAGGCGCTGCACTTGGTGCAGGTGCAGTATTATCAAAGAAGCTTCCTAAGGGGGAGGATAGTGAAAAAGAGGACTAGAAGAGAATTTTTAAAGACAACGGCAGGACTTATTGCCGGCACTACAGTCGCAAGTGTTGTAAATGTGGAGGCCAGCGATAAAAATTATACCAAGGATGATTCATATTCAATGCTTTATGATTCAACATTGTGTGTAGGTTGTAAAGCTTGTGTATCTGCATGCAAAAAGACCAACGGAATGCCACCGGTTAAAGGGGATTTTGACATTGAAGGTTTGTGGGATGCCCCTAAAGATTTGGATAGTAAAACCCGCACAATAATAAAGTTATATAAGGAAAATGAGGATAATTGGACGTATGTAAAGCAGCAATGTATGCACTGCGCAAAACCTTCTTGCGTTTCAGCTTGTCCAGTAAAAGCAATGAAACAAGATGAAAATGGTGTAACTTATTACAACCCTGAAGTTTGTATTGGTTGTCGCTATTGCCAGGTGGCTTGCCCTTTCAATATACCAAAATTTGAATGGGAGAAAACATTTCCAAAGATTGTTAAGTGCGATATGTGCAAATATACAAGTTTAAAAAGTAAAGGTGAGCCTGCTTGCACAGATGTATGCCCTGCTAAGGCGGTGATATTTGGGAAAAGAAAAGAGCTACTTGCTATTGCGAAAAGACGTTTGAAGGAAAATCCTGATAAGTATGTTAACCATATTTACGGCGAGCAAGAGGCAGGTGGCACTAATGTCTTGTATCTTGCATCTGCACAATTTGAAAAATTAGGTTTCCCAAAATTGGACAATGCGTCTCCGGCTACATTTACAGAAAACATTCAACATACTGTCTACAAAGGCTTTGTCGCTCCCGTAGCACTTTATGCAACTTTATTTTTTGTTGCAGTCAAAAACAGAGAAAAGAGAGAAAAAGATAATGAAAGGGGGGATAAGTAATGGCACATGAAAATGAATTTGTAACTATAGATAGAAAGATTATAACAAGACCATTTTTGTTTTTATTGTCCATTGTTATTGTTGGATTTGTTTTTATTGTTATTCGTTATGTTAAAGGTATAGGAGCAGTATCAAATTTAAGTGACGGTTATCCCTGGGGGATATGGATTGCATACGATGTAGCCACAGGTACAGCAATAGCCTGCGGTGGTTATGCAATGGCAATTTTAACTTATATAACAAACAAATGGAAATACCATAGTCTAATAAGGTCAGCATTGTTAACCAGCCTTTTTGGTTATGGATTGGCCGGCCTGTCAGTGACAATAGACTTAGGAAGATATTGGAATATGTATAATTTGTTTATCCCTTCAAGATGGCAGTTTAATTCCGTAATGTTTGAAGTGGCTATGTGTGTAATGGCGTATACTTTAGTTTTATTTATTGAGTTTTTACCTGCAATCTTAGAAAAGATGAAAAGCAGAGATAATCGCTTGTCAAAATTAGCCGCATATATTTATCCGAAATTAAACAACATATTGATATTTTTCATAGTGTTAGGAATAACTCTTCCTACTATGCACCAATCTTCATTAGGCTCAATGATGACAATAGCAACCCATAAATTACACCCTATATGGCATACAGGATTTTTACCATTACTGTTTTTGATTAACTGTATTTACCTCGGATTTGCTGCGGTAATATTTGAATCTATATTGTCCTCATTTGGTTTTAATAGGAAATATGAAGTCAATGAGCTGTCGGGGGTAGCTAACATTATCCCTTGGCTGACTGTTGTTTGGGTATCAATAAGGATAGGAGACCTTATTTATAGGAAAGAGATTTCTGACGCTTTTAGCGGTGATTTTTATTCGGTAATGTTTTTGATAGAGTTTCTATTGATATTTATAGGCTCGATAATGCTGTTAAATGAAAAGATAAGAAAATCTCCAAGATGGTTATTTATAACAGCGTGTTTGATACTATTTGGCGGTGGGTTATACCGAATGAATGTCTATATAATAGGTTTTAACCCAGGATACGGATGGAGATATTTCCCTTCATTCTCAGAATTTATGATAACTTTGGGGATAGTAGCCTTTGAAGTATTATTATATCTGATTTTTGTAAAAATGTTTCCGGTATTACCTTCAGGGCACAATACCGAGGTAATTGTTACAGAAGAAGTTCTTGAAAAAAGTGAAAAAATGGCTGGGAGGCTTGAATGGCAAGAAAGATAACTATAGACCCAATTACAAGGATAGAGGGGCACTTAAGAATCGATGTTGAGGTAAATGACGGCAAAGTGACTAATGCATGGTCTTCGGCACAGATGTGGAGAGGGATAGAAGTAATTCTAAAGGGGAAAGACCCAAGAGATGCTTGGGCATTTGCTCAGAGATTTTGCGGTGTATGTACTACGGTACACGCAATTGCGTCCATTAGATCGGTTGAGAATGCTCTTAAGGTGGAAGTACCTCTTAATGCTCAATACATAAGAAATATACTTATCGCTCAACATTCTGTTCAAGATCATATAGTACATTTTTATCATTTATCGGCACTTGATTGGGTAGATATTGTGTCCGCATTGCAAGCGGATTGCAAAAAGGCTGCATATTTGGCTCAAAGTTTTTCGGATTGGCCTGGAAACAGTCAACAAGAGTTTGAAGCTGTTAAGGCAAAATTGAATGCCTTTGTACAAAATGGAAGACTTGGGATATTTGCCTCAGGATATTGGGGGCATAAAGCAATGAGACTTTCTCCTGAGCTTAATCTCATTTTGGCTACTCACTATTTAAAGGCATTGGACTATCAGCGAAAGGCAGCTCAAGCTGTTGCCATTCTCGGTGGTAAAAATCCCCATATACAAAATCTTTGCGTTGGCGGTGTAGCAACAGCGGTTAACGTAGATAACTTGGCGACACTAAATATGGAAAGACTGCTGTATCTGAAATCTTTGATGAAAGAAACGGCGGAATTTGTGGAAAAAGTTTATTTCCCTGATTTGGCAATTTTGGCAAATCATTACAGAGACTGGTTTAAATATGGGAATGGAGTGGATAATTATTTGGCAGTGCCCGAGTTTCCTCTTGATTCAAAGAGTGAGAAGTTTGAGCTTCCAGGCGGTGTTTTTTATGATGGCAATATTAAACCATTTAGAATTATAAAAGACCATATGGATGAATATCTGATAAACTCTATAACCGAATCAATTGCACACTCATGGTATGTAGGTGAAGATAAATTACATCCTTGGGATGGCGTGACTGAGCCAAACTATACAGATTTTCAGGCTGAAGGAAAATATTCCTGGTCAAAAGCCCCGCGTTTTAATGAAAAGCCTATGGAAGTGGGCCCTGTTGCACAGCTTTTTGCCATTTATGCTTCGGACAATGAAGAGGCAAAGCAGATTATAAACGATAGTCTTTTAAGAATAGGGATTAAAATTAATGACTTACAATCAACTATGGGAAGACTCGTAGCAAGGGGTATTAGAGCCAAAATTATGTCAAAAATGTCATTAAAGTTTGTAGATAAGCTTATTGATAATTTGGCAAAAGGGGATAGTGAATATGCAAATCATACTAATATTCCTGAAGGTGAATTTAGGGGTGTTGGTTTTCATGAAGCTCCCCGCGGGACACTATCACATTGGATAATTATAGAAGATAAAAAGATAAAAAACTATCAAGCTGTCGTACCATCAACATGGAATGCTTCACCGAGAGATGAAAAAGGGCTACTTGGGCCATACGAAGCATCACTTTTGGATAATCCTGTACATGACCCGGAAAAGCCACTTGAAGTATTAAGGACTATTCACTCTTTTGACCCTTGTATTGCTTGTGCTGTCCATACAATAGACCCGGAAGGGAAAGAGATTGTTAGAGTGAGAGTTTTATAGCGGGGAGTTTTTCTCCCCCCATTTTTTAATATAAGGGGTGATAATTGAGTAATATAGTTGTTTTCGGAGCTGGAAATATACTTTTGTCAGATGAAGGATTTGGAGTCCATTTTGCAAAATATTTTGAGGATAAATATAGTTTGCCTGAAAATGTCAGTATTTTTGATGCAGGGACTCTTGGAATTATGGCAATGCATATCATTGAAGAAGCAGATTATCTTTACATAGTTGATGTGATTAGTGTCAAAGGGAATCCGGGAGACATATTCATATATGACAAAGAAGATATTATGCTAAACAGGATTCCGACCAAAATGTCTCCTCATCAGATAGGTGTGCAGGAGGTCATGCTATTAAGTGACATAAGGGGTAAATTGCCAAAAGTTGTTAAATTGTTTGGGATAATACCTGAAAGTTTTGAGCCTGGCACATCTTTATCTAAAAACTTGGAAGAAAAACTACCAAAGCTCGCAGATATGATTTTGTCAGAAATTAAGAGTATAAGTTATTAAAGATAAATCTCAAATTGCTTAACAAGAAAGATTAGTCTTTATCATTTTTGGTATTCCGATCGTACTTTGCAGCAATTAATTGTGCACCGGTGGGGGAGTCATTTTTTTTATTTTTTCAACATCTACAAATTCAAAACAATCATTGCACCAATAAATTCTCATAGCAGGATTACCTTTAGGCAATTAGCTTGATTAAAAGTGTTAGAGTTATTCCTGAAAAGATTGTAGTAAAAAATATTATTGCAGCAATCAGATCCGGACTACGATTAAACTTAATTGCATACATCAAGGGCAAAATTGCCGATGGTCCTGAAGTCTGAATAAGTGCTACTTTTGCCTCAAGGTCGGTTATAGTAATGGCTTTGAGTGCAAAGAAGCTAATTAGTGGTGATAATGCAAGTCTGCAGAATACTGCAATAAGTATTATTGAGAAATAGCTTGCTTGAAATTTAATATTAGCAAGCTGTAACCCAAGTATAAAAATAAGCAGAGGGATCGCGGCTTGTGATAAAAGGGTAAGCCCTTTATTGATACTTCCCGGTAGAGTTATTCCAAAATAAGAAAAAATCATTCCTATTATAAAAGCATGAAACAGCGGTATTGAAAATACATCTTTTAATATGTCTACTATTCTGGACTTTCCGCTACTTAGGTAAATAGCAACGGTACTTAGCGAAATATTAAAGGTTATGAAATAGATAACCGAGTATGTTACTGCTTCTGGGCCAAAAGTAAAATATATTAATGGTAGCCCAAAGTTTCCTACATTTATCATTGAGATTGATAGCGCAAAGGGGGTCTTTGTGTTATCAGGGAATTTAAATATTTTTGCAATAATGTATCCCAACAAAATTAGGGATGCAGTTAACATACTCATAAAAATAAACGGCTTTGCAAGCTGGTCAAAAGTGATGTTGTGTTTTATTAGAGATTCAAAAACAAATATGGGGGCAAAAATTGTCAATGTCATATCTGTTATCTGTTTTATGTTTGGATTAAAGTTTTTGTTATAGAAGAATGCTATCCCTATAATTAGAAAAAGAGGTAGCAGAGA encodes the following:
- the hybA gene encoding hydrogenase 2 operon protein HybA, encoding MKKRTRREFLKTTAGLIAGTTVASVVNVEASDKNYTKDDSYSMLYDSTLCVGCKACVSACKKTNGMPPVKGDFDIEGLWDAPKDLDSKTRTIIKLYKENEDNWTYVKQQCMHCAKPSCVSACPVKAMKQDENGVTYYNPEVCIGCRYCQVACPFNIPKFEWEKTFPKIVKCDMCKYTSLKSKGEPACTDVCPAKAVIFGKRKELLAIAKRRLKENPDKYVNHIYGEQEAGGTNVLYLASAQFEKLGFPKLDNASPATFTENIQHTVYKGFVAPVALYATLFFVAVKNREKREKDNERGDK
- the hybB gene encoding Ni/Fe-hydrogenase cytochrome b subunit translates to MAHENEFVTIDRKIITRPFLFLLSIVIVGFVFIVIRYVKGIGAVSNLSDGYPWGIWIAYDVATGTAIACGGYAMAILTYITNKWKYHSLIRSALLTSLFGYGLAGLSVTIDLGRYWNMYNLFIPSRWQFNSVMFEVAMCVMAYTLVLFIEFLPAILEKMKSRDNRLSKLAAYIYPKLNNILIFFIVLGITLPTMHQSSLGSMMTIATHKLHPIWHTGFLPLLFLINCIYLGFAAVIFESILSSFGFNRKYEVNELSGVANIIPWLTVVWVSIRIGDLIYRKEISDAFSGDFYSVMFLIEFLLIFIGSIMLLNEKIRKSPRWLFITACLILFGGGLYRMNVYIIGFNPGYGWRYFPSFSEFMITLGIVAFEVLLYLIFVKMFPVLPSGHNTEVIVTEEVLEKSEKMAGRLEWQER
- a CDS encoding nickel-dependent hydrogenase large subunit, with the translated sequence MARKITIDPITRIEGHLRIDVEVNDGKVTNAWSSAQMWRGIEVILKGKDPRDAWAFAQRFCGVCTTVHAIASIRSVENALKVEVPLNAQYIRNILIAQHSVQDHIVHFYHLSALDWVDIVSALQADCKKAAYLAQSFSDWPGNSQQEFEAVKAKLNAFVQNGRLGIFASGYWGHKAMRLSPELNLILATHYLKALDYQRKAAQAVAILGGKNPHIQNLCVGGVATAVNVDNLATLNMERLLYLKSLMKETAEFVEKVYFPDLAILANHYRDWFKYGNGVDNYLAVPEFPLDSKSEKFELPGGVFYDGNIKPFRIIKDHMDEYLINSITESIAHSWYVGEDKLHPWDGVTEPNYTDFQAEGKYSWSKAPRFNEKPMEVGPVAQLFAIYASDNEEAKQIINDSLLRIGIKINDLQSTMGRLVARGIRAKIMSKMSLKFVDKLIDNLAKGDSEYANHTNIPEGEFRGVGFHEAPRGTLSHWIIIEDKKIKNYQAVVPSTWNASPRDEKGLLGPYEASLLDNPVHDPEKPLEVLRTIHSFDPCIACAVHTIDPEGKEIVRVRVL
- a CDS encoding HyaD/HybD family hydrogenase maturation endopeptidase; this encodes MSNIVVFGAGNILLSDEGFGVHFAKYFEDKYSLPENVSIFDAGTLGIMAMHIIEEADYLYIVDVISVKGNPGDIFIYDKEDIMLNRIPTKMSPHQIGVQEVMLLSDIRGKLPKVVKLFGIIPESFEPGTSLSKNLEEKLPKLADMILSEIKSISY
- a CDS encoding AEC family transporter, which encodes MEFFIIFNESLLPLFLIIGIAFFYNKNFNPNIKQITDMTLTIFAPIFVFESLIKHNITFDQLAKPFIFMSMLTASLILLGYIIAKIFKFPDNTKTPFALSISMINVGNFGLPLIYFTFGPEAVTYSVIYFITFNISLSTVAIYLSSGKSRIVDILKDVFSIPLFHAFIIGMIFSYFGITLPGSINKGLTLLSQAAIPLLIFILGLQLANIKFQASYFSIILIAVFCRLALSPLISFFALKAITITDLEAKVALIQTSGPSAILPLMYAIKFNRSPDLIAAIIFFTTIFSGITLTLLIKLIA